One genomic region from Rhizomicrobium palustre encodes:
- the recR gene encoding recombination mediator RecR, producing MSTIGPEIERLIQLLAKLPGLGPRSARRAVLELLKKRDVLMEPLALAMQEAAAAIKTCEICGNLDTATPCSLCCDPRRDSKVICVVEDVADLWALERAGVFRGRYHVLGGALSALDGITPERLNVASLIARVREGVEEIILAMNATVEGQTTAHYLLDTLEETGVKVTRLAHGVPVGGELDYLDEGTLSAAFKARRAL from the coding sequence ATGTCCACCATCGGTCCGGAAATCGAACGCCTCATTCAGCTCTTGGCGAAACTGCCGGGCCTCGGTCCGCGCTCGGCTCGCCGCGCCGTGCTGGAACTGCTTAAGAAGCGCGATGTCCTGATGGAGCCTTTGGCGCTCGCCATGCAAGAGGCCGCCGCCGCGATCAAGACCTGCGAGATTTGCGGCAACCTCGACACCGCCACGCCCTGTTCGCTCTGCTGTGATCCCCGCCGCGATTCCAAAGTGATCTGCGTGGTGGAAGATGTCGCCGATCTTTGGGCGCTGGAACGCGCCGGTGTGTTCCGCGGCCGCTATCATGTTTTGGGCGGCGCGCTCTCCGCGCTGGATGGCATCACACCGGAACGCCTCAATGTTGCGTCCTTGATCGCCCGCGTGCGGGAGGGGGTGGAGGAAATCATCCTTGCCATGAACGCGACCGTGGAAGGCCAGACCACAGCGCATTATCTCCTCGATACGCTCGAGGAAACCGGCGTCAAGGTCACCCGCCTTGCCCATGGTGTGCCGGTTGGTGGCGAGCTTGATTACCTTGACGAAGGCACGCTCTCCGCCGCCTTCAAAGCCCGCCGCGCGCTGTAA
- a CDS encoding 3-deoxy-manno-octulosonate cytidylyltransferase: MKPIILIPARMASTRLPGKPLADIGGVPMIVRVWQKAVETGVGPVVVACSEPEVQKAIEAAGGRAILTKPELPSGSDRVWAALNAVDRAFEHDLVVNLQGDLPTFNPAIIKAAIDAMVTTGADIGTCAAEIEDEKEADNPSVVKVVATWDVGGTRGKAHYFTRAKAPWGKGPWFHHVGIYAYRREALQRFINLLPSPLEGREKLEQLRAIEAGMTIAVGKVDEVPSSVDTPADLEKARAQVAKEKKLA; encoded by the coding sequence ATGAAACCGATCATTCTCATCCCGGCCCGCATGGCCTCCACGCGCCTCCCCGGCAAGCCGCTTGCCGATATTGGTGGTGTGCCGATGATCGTGCGGGTCTGGCAGAAGGCGGTTGAGACGGGCGTTGGCCCCGTCGTGGTGGCCTGTAGTGAGCCCGAAGTGCAGAAAGCCATCGAAGCGGCAGGCGGGCGCGCGATTCTGACCAAGCCGGAACTTCCCTCTGGCTCTGATCGCGTCTGGGCTGCGCTAAACGCCGTGGATCGCGCCTTTGAACATGACCTCGTAGTCAATTTACAGGGTGACCTTCCCACCTTTAATCCCGCCATCATCAAAGCGGCTATCGATGCCATGGTAACGACGGGGGCTGATATCGGCACCTGCGCCGCAGAGATCGAGGACGAAAAAGAAGCCGACAATCCTTCCGTCGTCAAAGTGGTGGCGACCTGGGATGTCGGCGGCACCCGCGGCAAGGCCCATTACTTCACCCGCGCCAAGGCGCCTTGGGGCAAAGGTCCCTGGTTCCACCATGTCGGGATCTACGCCTACCGACGCGAAGCCTTGCAGCGCTTCATCAACCTTCTGCCCTCTCCGCTGGAAGGTCGCGAAAAACTGGAACAATTGCGTGCCATAGAAGCCGGCATGACGATTGCGGTGGGGAAGGTGGATGAGGTTCCCTCAAGCGTCGATACCCCTGCCGATCTCGAAAAAGCCCGCGCCCAGGTAGCCAAAGAGAAAAAGTTGGCCTGA
- a CDS encoding 2-hydroxyacid dehydrogenase, with amino-acid sequence MAHSSKPKLLMIVPMKWAGLAGTALGSVEVVVAGKDSYEPADIHYVLSFRPPQGLLASLPNLKAAFSLGAGVDGFLSDPSYPKHVPLVRFVDRTLSAEMAQYVLMHVLIHHRMQRFFDDCQKDSNWRQRVLERRTEETHIGFLGLGEIGSYTAGLLVELGFPVRAWTRSRKAVPGVTSFAGPEEFKIFLGKTDILINLLALTRETVGILNASTFAALPQDAVVINVARGGHLIESDLLEALESGHLSGAVLDVFEQEPLQVESPLWRHPKVTVTPHIAAISQPAVVLAYVRDGIAAFERGEVPPTVVDVNAAY; translated from the coding sequence ATGGCGCATTCTTCCAAGCCCAAATTATTGATGATCGTACCGATGAAATGGGCCGGGCTGGCAGGAACCGCGCTGGGCTCTGTGGAGGTGGTCGTTGCTGGCAAGGATTCGTATGAGCCCGCCGATATTCATTACGTCTTGAGCTTTCGCCCACCGCAGGGGCTGCTTGCGAGCTTGCCCAATCTGAAAGCCGCATTTTCGCTAGGCGCCGGCGTGGATGGGTTCTTATCGGACCCGAGTTATCCCAAACATGTGCCGCTGGTGCGTTTCGTCGATCGCACCCTTTCCGCCGAGATGGCGCAATATGTGTTGATGCATGTTCTGATCCATCATCGCATGCAGCGCTTCTTCGATGACTGCCAGAAAGACTCGAACTGGCGCCAGCGCGTCTTGGAACGGCGCACCGAAGAGACCCATATCGGCTTTTTGGGGTTGGGCGAGATCGGCAGCTATACCGCGGGTCTTCTGGTGGAACTCGGTTTTCCCGTGCGCGCCTGGACACGCAGCCGCAAGGCCGTGCCAGGGGTGACGAGCTTTGCCGGGCCGGAGGAATTCAAGATCTTCCTGGGCAAGACCGATATTCTCATCAACCTTCTGGCGCTGACGCGCGAAACCGTGGGCATTCTGAACGCCTCGACCTTCGCGGCCCTGCCTCAGGATGCTGTGGTGATCAATGTGGCGCGTGGCGGACACCTCATCGAATCCGACCTGTTGGAGGCGCTCGAAAGCGGCCATCTTTCGGGCGCGGTGCTGGATGTATTCGAGCAGGAACCCTTACAGGTCGAAAGCCCGCTCTGGCGCCACCCCAAAGTGACGGTGACGCCCCATATCGCCGCGATTTCGCAGCCCGCTGTGGTGCTCGCCTATGTGCGCGACGGTATTGCCGCTTTCGAGCGCGGCGAGGTGCCGCCGACCGTGGTGGATGTGAATGCGGCTTATTGA
- a CDS encoding prephenate dehydratase: MSTLIARAKTVAFQGEAGAYANLAAKEAIPHAEFIGKPTFEAALEAVRQGETDLAFVPVENSVYGRIADVHQLVRHFGRAVKGFVPDKGGRDLFILGEHFHRVRHQLLGVKGAKLEDVKTVYSQAPALGQVRKVVKELGLVEKQWYDTAGSARHVAELGDPTCAAVASSLAGEIYGLDILKADIEDASNNMTRFLIVGGEPEDPPNDGSAVITTFLFGVRNIPAALYKALGGFATNGVNMTKLESYQLGGSFNATEFYADIEGHPDSRNVRLALEELSFFSSRVIMLGIYPAHPYRNEMP, encoded by the coding sequence ATGAGCACTCTGATCGCCCGCGCCAAGACCGTCGCCTTCCAAGGGGAAGCCGGGGCCTATGCCAATCTCGCCGCCAAGGAAGCCATTCCGCATGCGGAGTTTATCGGCAAGCCCACCTTTGAAGCCGCGCTTGAAGCGGTACGCCAGGGCGAGACGGATCTGGCTTTTGTGCCGGTGGAAAACTCGGTCTATGGCCGCATCGCCGACGTGCACCAGCTGGTGCGCCATTTTGGCCGCGCGGTGAAAGGCTTCGTGCCGGACAAAGGCGGGCGCGATCTTTTCATCCTGGGTGAACATTTTCACCGCGTGCGCCATCAGCTTCTCGGCGTTAAAGGCGCCAAGCTCGAAGACGTCAAAACCGTCTATAGCCAAGCCCCAGCGCTCGGTCAGGTGCGCAAGGTGGTGAAGGAATTGGGCCTCGTCGAAAAGCAGTGGTACGACACGGCAGGTTCCGCCCGCCATGTTGCCGAGCTCGGTGATCCCACTTGTGCCGCCGTGGCTTCATCGCTCGCGGGCGAGATTTACGGCCTCGACATCCTCAAAGCCGATATCGAAGATGCCTCCAACAATATGACGCGCTTCCTGATCGTCGGCGGCGAGCCGGAAGATCCGCCCAATGACGGCAGCGCGGTGATCACCACCTTCCTTTTCGGGGTGCGCAACATTCCGGCGGCGCTCTATAAGGCGCTGGGCGGCTTTGCCACCAATGGCGTGAACATGACCAAGCTCGAAAGCTATCAGCTTGGCGGCTCCTTCAACGCCACCGAATTCTACGCCGATATTGAAGGCCATCCCGATAGCCGCAATGTGCGCTTGGCGCTGGAGGAGCTCTCCTTCTTCTCCTCCCGCGTCATCATGCTGGGCATCTACCCCGCCCACCCCTATCGCAACGAAATGCCGTAA
- a CDS encoding tannase/feruloyl esterase family alpha/beta hydrolase produces the protein MRKIGFAAGLLAGAAAAAMAAQASGFACAELKELRLENVRITAAERVEPGWKYPASPFNGSLGPRAVAHSSFCRVALTIEKEIKVEVWLPDIWNQRFEAVGNGGLTGGINFPSMADVMRSGFATASTDTGHETPTGFFDSSWVKGHPDRVENFGHRAHHLMAMNAKKIIAAYYGTGPKKSYYTGCSSGGWQGLTEAQRYPEDYDGIVAGAPAINFVRLQANAFALAWRARQIPNSDIPYAKLSLIAKAQIAQCDAQDGVKDGFITDPRQCKFDWSKLLCKKDGGTECLTKAQIARAKTLYGPQRTPKAQKLYPGKPLGILANAPVEYPAGSDPLETLMLPQALKEKPKWTATSFDPDRDLPALGKELGPILNSTNPDLSAFKARGGKLIMYHGWADNVLSPYNSIDYAANVTKKTPGAENFLRLFMVPSMGHCGGGEGPNSFDSNSAIVNWVEKSEAPDVLIATHTGADGGVTMTRPLCAEPKVAVYKGEGSTNDAANFICKMPNKKGE, from the coding sequence ATGCGGAAAATCGGCTTTGCGGCGGGGCTTTTGGCAGGCGCGGCGGCTGCGGCGATGGCGGCTCAGGCGAGCGGCTTTGCTTGCGCGGAGCTGAAAGAGCTGCGGCTCGAGAATGTGCGCATAACTGCTGCAGAACGCGTGGAGCCGGGCTGGAAATATCCCGCCTCGCCCTTCAATGGCTCGCTGGGACCGCGGGCGGTGGCGCATAGCTCTTTCTGCCGCGTGGCGCTGACCATCGAAAAAGAGATCAAGGTCGAAGTCTGGCTGCCCGATATCTGGAATCAGCGTTTCGAAGCCGTCGGCAATGGCGGGCTGACGGGCGGGATCAATTTTCCCTCCATGGCCGATGTGATGCGCAGCGGCTTTGCCACCGCCTCTACCGATACCGGCCATGAAACCCCGACGGGCTTTTTCGATTCCAGCTGGGTGAAAGGCCATCCCGATAGGGTCGAGAATTTCGGCCATCGCGCCCATCATCTGATGGCGATGAATGCCAAGAAAATTATCGCGGCCTATTACGGCACGGGCCCAAAGAAATCCTATTACACCGGCTGTTCCTCGGGCGGCTGGCAGGGGCTGACGGAAGCCCAGCGCTATCCCGAAGACTATGATGGCATCGTGGCGGGCGCGCCTGCGATTAATTTCGTGCGGCTGCAAGCCAATGCCTTCGCGCTGGCTTGGCGGGCGCGGCAAATCCCCAACAGCGATATTCCTTATGCGAAGCTTTCCCTGATCGCCAAGGCGCAGATCGCGCAGTGCGACGCACAGGATGGCGTGAAGGACGGCTTCATCACCGATCCGCGCCAGTGCAAATTCGATTGGTCCAAGCTGCTCTGCAAAAAGGATGGCGGCACCGAGTGCTTGACCAAGGCGCAAATCGCGCGCGCCAAAACCCTTTATGGGCCGCAGAGAACGCCGAAGGCCCAAAAGCTTTATCCCGGCAAGCCGCTTGGTATCCTCGCCAATGCGCCGGTGGAATACCCCGCGGGCAGCGATCCCTTAGAGACCTTGATGCTGCCACAAGCGCTGAAGGAAAAGCCCAAATGGACGGCGACGAGTTTTGACCCCGACCGCGATCTGCCCGCGCTCGGCAAGGAATTGGGGCCGATCTTGAACTCGACCAATCCAGATCTTTCCGCCTTCAAAGCACGCGGCGGCAAACTGATCATGTATCATGGCTGGGCCGATAACGTGCTCTCGCCCTATAACAGCATCGATTACGCGGCGAACGTTACGAAGAAAACGCCGGGGGCGGAGAATTTCCTGCGCCTCTTCATGGTGCCCTCGATGGGCCATTGCGGCGGTGGCGAAGGCCCCAACAGCTTTGACAGCAATTCCGCTATCGTCAATTGGGTGGAAAAAAGCGAAGCTCCAGACGTGCTGATCGCCACCCATACCGGAGCCGATGGCGGCGTGACCATGACGCGCCCGCTCTGCGCCGAGCCGAAAGTCGCCGTCTACAAAGGCGAAGGATCGACCAACGACGCGGCCAACTTCATCTGCAAAATGCCGAACAAGAAGGGGGAATAA
- the rmuC gene encoding DNA recombination protein RmuC — protein sequence MASLPLILQIVTLALVVTLGLLILAFRPRQSADTGGEVLRSEADRIRSHVSEEMRGLRQEISEALRGGQDSLEKRLDAGVEAIRTPITAIGQKLDADMKKLSEEAASQRDTMRAAVEAKLDATDKRLVDAARETREALAASFKETRESLTETLSGLGTHQKERLDKLLSALDMLIEKQGQAAEALRQTVEGRLDKLRQENSEKLDEMRKTVDEKLQTELEKRLGESFRTVSEQLDRVHKGLGEMQTLATGVGDLKKVLSNVKTRGILGEVQLGMLLDQMLAPNQYATNTLVKPETNDRVEFAIRLPGRDEGDEILMPVDSKFPQEDYLRLVEASERGDVEAMKLASDALEVRVKACAKDIHDKYICPPHTTDYAILFLPTEGLFAEVVRRPGLMEQIQRDYHVSIAGPTTLTAQLSAFSMGFRSLALQKRSGEVWKLLSAVQGEFASHGKVVETLKKQLSAATNTIDKLGTRTNVMNRKLREVEALPAEETAEILGLPLPDDME from the coding sequence ATGGCTTCCCTTCCTCTTATTTTGCAGATCGTCACCTTGGCCCTGGTGGTCACGCTGGGGCTGTTGATCCTGGCCTTCCGCCCACGCCAAAGCGCCGATACGGGCGGCGAGGTTCTCAGGAGCGAGGCAGACCGCATCCGCAGCCATGTCAGCGAGGAAATGCGCGGCCTTCGCCAGGAAATCAGCGAGGCCTTGCGCGGCGGACAGGATTCCCTGGAAAAGCGCCTGGATGCCGGTGTCGAGGCCATCCGCACGCCCATCACCGCCATCGGCCAGAAACTCGACGCCGATATGAAGAAGCTTTCGGAAGAAGCCGCGAGCCAGCGCGACACCATGCGGGCGGCGGTGGAAGCAAAGCTCGATGCCACCGACAAGCGGCTGGTGGATGCGGCGCGCGAAACCCGCGAAGCCCTGGCGGCAAGCTTCAAGGAAACCCGCGAGAGCCTGACCGAAACCCTTTCCGGTCTTGGCACGCATCAAAAGGAACGGCTGGATAAGCTGCTTTCGGCCCTCGACATGCTGATCGAAAAGCAAGGCCAAGCCGCCGAAGCGCTGCGCCAGACGGTGGAAGGGCGCCTGGACAAGCTGCGCCAGGAAAACAGCGAAAAGCTCGACGAGATGCGCAAGACCGTCGATGAGAAGCTGCAGACGGAACTGGAAAAGCGTCTGGGCGAGTCCTTCCGCACGGTGTCAGAGCAGCTTGACCGCGTGCATAAAGGGCTTGGCGAAATGCAGACGCTGGCCACCGGTGTGGGCGATCTGAAAAAGGTGCTGTCCAATGTGAAGACGCGCGGCATCCTGGGCGAAGTTCAGCTTGGCATGCTGCTCGACCAGATGCTGGCACCCAACCAATACGCCACCAATACGCTGGTGAAGCCAGAGACCAATGATCGCGTGGAATTCGCCATCCGCCTGCCGGGCCGCGATGAAGGCGATGAGATTCTGATGCCGGTGGATTCCAAATTTCCACAGGAAGACTATCTGCGTCTGGTGGAAGCTTCAGAGCGCGGGGACGTGGAGGCGATGAAACTCGCCAGCGATGCCCTGGAGGTGCGCGTGAAGGCCTGCGCCAAGGACATTCACGACAAATACATCTGCCCGCCGCACACCACCGATTACGCCATCCTGTTCCTGCCGACCGAAGGGCTTTTCGCCGAAGTGGTGCGCCGCCCGGGGCTGATGGAGCAAATCCAGCGCGACTATCACGTCTCCATCGCCGGGCCGACCACGTTGACCGCCCAGCTCTCCGCCTTCTCCATGGGTTTCCGCAGCTTGGCCTTGCAAAAGCGCTCAGGCGAGGTTTGGAAGCTCTTAAGCGCGGTGCAGGGCGAGTTTGCGAGCCATGGCAAGGTGGTAGAAACCTTGAAGAAGCAGCTTAGTGCCGCGACCAATACCATCGACAAGCTTGGCACCCGCACCAATGTGATGAACCGCAAATTGCGCGAGGTAGAAGCGCTTCCTGCGGAAGAGACAGCGGAGATCCTAGGCCTCCCCTTGCCAGACGACATGGAATAA
- the nudC gene encoding NAD(+) diphosphatase, with product MSSKIPFTGNPLDRRSDKRGDTGWLTAQAQVVLPLWNLQVLVTGSPILSAAKLPRDFVQDLAGATEVFLGMDGETALFALDVSRLDNAPERFASFGEFQELRPAAPMLRKKDLAILSQAKAMLDWHARHGFCARCGTKTVIGDAGYKRACPNCQAEHFPRTDPAVIMLATHEGKGLLARNANWAPDFYSTLAGFVEPGETLEEAVARELYEEAGVRAKNVRYVASQPWPFPAALMLGFYAEAESFDLKIDHNEIADAAWYTKDEARALIDGDLEGRRGPQPIAIAYHLIKGWVEG from the coding sequence ATGAGTAGCAAAATCCCTTTCACCGGTAATCCCTTGGACCGCCGCTCGGATAAGCGGGGCGATACCGGCTGGCTCACGGCCCAGGCGCAGGTGGTTTTGCCCTTGTGGAATCTGCAAGTTCTGGTGACGGGCAGCCCGATCCTCTCCGCCGCCAAGCTGCCGCGCGATTTTGTGCAGGATCTGGCCGGGGCGACCGAAGTGTTTCTCGGCATGGACGGGGAGACGGCGCTCTTCGCGCTGGATGTCTCCCGCCTGGACAATGCACCTGAGCGCTTTGCGAGCTTCGGCGAGTTCCAGGAACTGCGCCCCGCCGCCCCGATGCTGCGCAAGAAAGACCTCGCGATTCTTTCCCAAGCCAAGGCGATGCTCGATTGGCATGCCCGCCATGGCTTCTGCGCCCGCTGCGGCACTAAAACCGTGATCGGCGATGCGGGCTATAAACGTGCCTGCCCCAATTGCCAGGCCGAACATTTCCCGCGCACCGATCCTGCCGTGATCATGCTGGCGACCCACGAAGGCAAAGGCCTTCTGGCGCGCAACGCGAATTGGGCGCCGGATTTTTATTCGACGCTCGCCGGTTTCGTGGAACCGGGCGAGACATTGGAAGAAGCTGTGGCGCGCGAGCTTTATGAAGAGGCGGGCGTGCGGGCGAAGAATGTGCGCTATGTCGCGAGTCAGCCCTGGCCATTTCCTGCCGCGCTGATGCTTGGCTTTTACGCCGAGGCGGAAAGCTTCGATCTCAAGATCGATCACAACGAAATCGCCGATGCCGCTTGGTACACGAAAGACGAAGCGCGCGCGCTGATCGACGGAGACCTCGAAGGCCGCAGAGGCCCGCAGCCCATCGCCATCGCCTATCACCTGATCAAGGGATGGGTGGAGGGGTGA
- a CDS encoding c-type cytochrome codes for MDSWEWNKIAGAVLGTVLFVLVINLVAQAIYTSPEPSKPGYVVEVPEEAQGQTAAAAPQAEALPDFAVLLPKADVGHGKEISARCEQCHDLSKGGPNKIGPNLWGVVERARASHPGFSYSSAMAANHDPWDYEKLFVFLKAPQATVPGTKMSFAGLRSAQDRIDLLAFLRMQADSPAPFPEKK; via the coding sequence ATGGATTCCTGGGAGTGGAACAAGATCGCCGGGGCGGTGTTGGGCACGGTGCTGTTTGTTCTGGTCATCAATTTGGTCGCACAAGCGATCTACACCTCCCCAGAGCCGTCGAAGCCCGGCTATGTCGTGGAGGTGCCTGAGGAAGCCCAGGGCCAGACCGCAGCCGCAGCGCCGCAGGCCGAAGCCCTGCCCGACTTCGCTGTCTTGCTGCCCAAGGCCGATGTCGGCCATGGCAAGGAGATCTCTGCCCGCTGCGAGCAGTGCCACGATCTTTCCAAAGGCGGCCCTAACAAGATCGGTCCCAATCTTTGGGGCGTGGTGGAGCGCGCCCGCGCCAGCCATCCCGGATTTTCCTATTCGAGCGCCATGGCGGCCAATCATGATCCGTGGGATTACGAGAAGCTGTTCGTTTTCTTGAAGGCGCCGCAAGCCACCGTGCCCGGTACCAAGATGAGCTTTGCCGGACTTCGCAGCGCGCAGGATCGTATCGATCTTCTGGCTTTCTTGCGCATGCAAGCCGATAGCCCGGCCCCATTCCCTGAGAAGAAGTGA
- a CDS encoding DNA polymerase III subunit gamma/tau: MDESDEPSLGMDLGPAPGAAAQAEYKVLARKYRPSDFTGLIGQEALVRTLSNAFATGRIAHAFMLTGVRGVGKTTTARIIARALNCIGADGKGTGPTIQPCGVCEPCRAIAESRHVDVQEMDAASRTGIDDVREIIEGVRYAPASARYKVYIIDEVHMLSKQAFNGLLKTLEEPPPHVKFVFATTEIRKVPVTVLSRCQRFDLRRIETPELMRHLGNIAEKEGVKIEEAALALVARAAEGSVRDSLSLLDQAIAHGTEEIITADVIRGMLGLADRGRVLDLFEKVMSGNMPEALTQLGELYDRGADPMAVLQDLLEIVHFLTRIKVAPGAEGFFDGASSEAKRSAEMAGKLSVPSLTRAWTMLLKGLFEVRDAARPVQALEMALIRLAYAADLPPTDKLVRDLMDGGAAPAGRGAPAPSGAPGSGPRMAVSNERPQAMAAVQPMAMASQAPVFKSLEDLAAFAQKNNAPLLRFQLENNVHLVKLEPGRLEFRPARHAPPSLAADLAQKLKDWTGTRWLVTVAREGGAPTLAEQKQAVKQARYEAVLQQPIVRAVLDRFPGAEIMAVRDVAGEDTAAPMPESDSDSDDE; encoded by the coding sequence ATGGACGAGAGCGACGAACCTTCCTTGGGTATGGATTTGGGCCCCGCGCCGGGCGCCGCCGCTCAGGCCGAATACAAGGTTCTCGCCCGCAAATACCGCCCCTCCGATTTCACCGGATTGATCGGCCAGGAAGCCCTGGTCCGTACCCTCTCCAACGCCTTCGCGACGGGCCGTATCGCCCATGCCTTCATGCTGACCGGCGTGCGCGGGGTGGGTAAGACGACCACTGCCCGCATCATCGCCCGGGCGCTGAACTGCATCGGTGCGGATGGCAAAGGCACCGGCCCCACCATTCAGCCTTGCGGCGTCTGCGAACCTTGCCGGGCCATTGCCGAATCCCGTCATGTCGATGTCCAGGAGATGGACGCCGCCTCCCGCACCGGTATCGACGATGTGCGCGAGATCATCGAGGGCGTGCGCTACGCCCCGGCCTCGGCCCGCTACAAAGTCTACATCATCGACGAAGTGCACATGCTGTCCAAGCAGGCCTTCAACGGCCTGTTGAAGACGCTGGAAGAGCCGCCGCCGCATGTGAAGTTCGTCTTCGCCACCACCGAAATCCGAAAAGTCCCGGTCACGGTGTTGTCGCGCTGCCAGCGCTTCGACCTGCGCCGCATCGAGACGCCGGAATTGATGCGCCACCTGGGCAACATCGCTGAGAAGGAAGGCGTGAAGATCGAGGAAGCCGCGCTCGCGCTTGTCGCCCGCGCCGCTGAAGGCTCGGTGCGCGACAGCCTCTCCTTGCTCGATCAGGCCATCGCCCATGGCACCGAAGAGATCATCACCGCCGATGTCATTCGCGGCATGCTGGGCCTTGCTGATCGCGGCCGCGTGCTCGACCTTTTCGAAAAGGTGATGTCGGGCAATATGCCCGAAGCCCTCACCCAGCTGGGCGAGCTTTATGATCGCGGCGCCGATCCCATGGCGGTGCTGCAGGACCTTCTGGAAATCGTGCATTTCCTCACCCGCATCAAGGTTGCTCCTGGCGCCGAAGGTTTCTTTGATGGCGCCTCCTCGGAAGCCAAACGCTCGGCCGAGATGGCGGGCAAGCTTTCGGTCCCCTCGCTCACCCGCGCCTGGACGATGCTGCTGAAGGGGCTCTTCGAAGTGCGCGATGCCGCCCGCCCGGTGCAGGCGCTCGAAATGGCGCTGATCCGCCTTGCTTACGCCGCCGATCTTCCGCCCACCGATAAGCTGGTGCGGGATCTGATGGATGGTGGTGCAGCTCCCGCAGGCCGTGGCGCGCCCGCGCCGTCTGGGGCTCCGGGCTCCGGTCCGCGCATGGCGGTCTCCAATGAACGCCCGCAGGCTATGGCCGCGGTACAGCCAATGGCGATGGCCTCTCAAGCCCCGGTCTTCAAAAGCCTCGAAGACCTCGCTGCCTTTGCGCAGAAGAACAATGCGCCGCTCTTAAGATTCCAGCTCGAGAACAACGTCCATCTCGTCAAGCTTGAGCCCGGCCGTTTGGAGTTCCGTCCTGCGCGTCATGCCCCGCCATCGCTCGCTGCCGATCTGGCGCAGAAGCTGAAGGATTGGACCGGCACGCGCTGGCTGGTCACGGTGGCCCGCGAAGGCGGTGCGCCGACCCTTGCTGAGCAGAAACAGGCCGTCAAACAAGCCCGCTATGAAGCGGTGCTGCAGCAACCCATTGTACGCGCGGTGCTGGATCGTTTCCCGGGCGCGGAAATCATGGCGGTGCGCGATGTCGCTGGCGAGGATACCGCCGCTCCGATGCCGGAATCCGATTCCGATAGCGACGACGAGTAA